In Candidatus Zixiibacteriota bacterium, the DNA window TGAAGATACTAGGAGCAGAGAGTAGTACACTTGCCTGTCCACCAAACTCAACCGCAATTTGCGGGACGTAAGTCTGGATTTCGAGGCGAGGACGTGCAATGTCCTTATCCTTCAAGACGAATAGATTACCTATCAAGTCAGCTGTGACGAGAATAGGTTTACCGAGTTCATCAAGACCAAGTGCGACGCCCACACCCTGACCAGGTGTGACGGAATGGCCACGACGTTGCCAGAGTTCTTCACCGGTGTTGCCATTAACGCAATGGAAGAAGCCGTCTTCGGTGAACGCATAGACCAGATCAGGTGTAGGCTCCGGCTCGCAGGACATAACAGCGCCGGAATAGTAGCGACCACCACTTGCACTGCCAGGCTCGGTCCAATCCACACTACCGGTGAACTTGTTGACGGCATACAAATTGCCACCAGCAGGCGGTCCCATCCAACGAGTCAGGGACGGCATTATCACACGGTTCTGATCAACAATGGGCGTCGAGTAGAACACACGGTTCGCAACCGTAGGATCACCTTCAATAGTTCCGTCCGACGCATGAATGCGATAGAACAGACCGTCAGTCGGGTGATCGGCTTCGGCACGCGAGTTTGCGTAGATCATATTAAGGCCGGCGTCATACGCAATACCACCAGTGAATCCTTCGTCTCCGACATACCCATTAGTATGGGTATATATGTTGACAGCCTGCAATCCACCAGCAGGGGGTACGGAAAGCTGCCAGTTGATAACACCCGTGGCAGCGTCGATGGCGTAAATGTCGCCCTCGGCTGCAGTGGCACGAGTACTGTAGAACAACTGGGTGCCGTCAGTGGCGCCGGAAATCCAGGTACTCTGAGTAACATAAACTGGGAAACCAGGAATTATGGCTCCAGGGAGTCCACCAGTAGGAATATCAATTCCAACTACTGCTGCATCGGCGCCGGTACCTTCTGATCCCCAGTAGAGGTTCTGGCCCAGAACGATGAAGTTGCCCCATCGCATCGAGCCAAACATTTCAGCGGGAGTAACGGTAGTGTTGGCACGGGCCCAAAGCTTGGTGCCAGTGGCGAAGTCAAGGCAGAAGATTTCACCATTGCTACCACCAGTAAGGAACATGACAGGAAGGTCACTGTTGAATCCAGGTACTACGGCGATTGTCGGTGCGCAACGCACGTTCCCCGGCGTACCGTATTCCATTGGATAGAACGTGTATACCGGTAAACCGGTAGTAATGTCAAACACTATATATTCATCAGTGAACGAGCATACTACACGGTTGTCATAGATCACCGGAGCGGTCATACTAACGCCATTAGCATGCTTGAAGTTCCAAAGCAGGCTCATGTCGCACCAGGAATCACCGGTCTCCACATAGGAGTGGCCAGTGCGTGCCTGGTCGCCATTCCAGGTCGGATAATTCGCGACGGGAGCGCCGGCGGGAATTACCGAACAATCCAAACCAGTGTATGGAACGCAGCAATGAGTGGCTTCTATGACCATATTCCAGTCACAGCCAACGCCCCAGTATGTACACATGGTGGACCAGGCGCCCCAGTACTCAGCCCAACTGTCAACGCAAGCACCGATACCGCCACCAGCGTCGGACATAGTACGGATACCATCGATTGAGTCAGTACCATTCGATACAATGCCAACCCAGTAGTCACCAGAGATATAGGCGTCCGTTGCGACGATTTGCATCGCCGGGAATAATACATAGTCACCAGGGTTCAGTGTAACCTGATCGGCTACAGCACCCGGCAAACCACCAGCATCGTGCCAGACATAGACCTCAGAGCTGGTTGTGTATGCGGTCGGTGTGCCATTGTCGTAGAGAGCTATGGCAACTTCCTGCACACGACATTGTGAACCAACGGAACTGAACCTCTGTGCATGACCAAAGTCGCCATAAGCGTCTGGCAGACGCCAGAAATAGTCAACGCTAGTGTAGCACCAGTGGTCCGAGCACGTTTCGAACTCGTCACGACACGTGTAAGGTTCAAACATGAAGTTACAGTCGAGACCCCAACCATTAAGCATGTCTACCCAAGGTCCGCCAGCCCAATAGGAGGCCGAACGGCCGACACCAGCGGTGCCATCGTCGGATAGACAATACTCTAAGTCAACCGTAGCTGACGTTGAGAATGCAACGTGGAAGTCCCCGTTGATCATACCACCGAAAGGAACAGAAGTCCAGGTCGGGAAGGCAGGGTAAGTGCCGGCAGGTACGGTTACCTGGTAGATCGGCGGGTTAGCCGCATCAGGCAATCCGGCATCATCACCCCAAATGGTGACAATAACATCGTCATTACCAAATGTTCCATTGCCTGCATCGTAGACCATGAGGTCTACCTGAACCAGAGTCTCAGGGGTTGAAACGCCGAAGCGCATCGAATAGGCTTCGTCGCCATAAACATCGTGTGGGGCTGCCCAGATATAGGCGGCTCCAGCATAGTAACTATGCCAAGTGCAAACGGAATAAGGGATTTCATTGCAGCATCGTTCGCTCAGGATAAAGAACGAAACATCGAGACCCCAATCATTTAACATCGTCCCCCAGACACCGCCAATGTATTCACTGGCGCGCTCTTCACCCGCATACGGTCCTTCAGCTTGATCCGAAATGATCGCCAGCGTATCGCCGGGACCACTCTGGAGAGTCGTCCAACCGTAATGATATTCATCGCCGTCACCGAACATCCAGCCACCAGCTGTGAAATCAGCCGAGGCATAGCCCAGACCGGAAGTCGGCAGGAGGGCGTAGAGAATATCAACCGAGTCAAGTTTGTTACCTGGGAATCCAAAACCATTATCGTCCCAAAGATACACACGCAAATCCGGCGTGCCGGTCATAACGGATCCGTACATGAGCAAATGAGCAAAATACAGCGTACAATCGTAGCCGTCTTCTGTCGTAAAGCGCATGTTGAACAGATCATCTCCATAAGCATCCGGGATTGGCCAGTAGTAGTATGGAGCACCACTGGTATAATCCTGAACGTCACAGAATGAGAGATAAGGCGTGCCGGGCATAGAGAGGCCTGGCTCTACCTTACGCAGGGCAGATTCTGGTTTCTTAAAGGCGGGTTGTTCCGGACGGCCGTCAACGATAGCATTAAATCGAGGATTCGATGCATCAATCTTGATGACCGGGTTCAACTCACCTTTGCTTACGTCTGAAATTGCCGTACTGCTCAGGCCAATAACGAGACCTAAAACGAATACTGCGATTATCAGTCTTCTTAACATGTATATCCTCCTTAAAGTAAGGAAAGCTGTGAACTTGCCGCACAAACGTCGGCGAATTACCGGACTTGCCTTTTTATCGGCAGTCATAAGGCATTCCACCATGACCTCGCTGTTGTGTCTAGGGAAATGCGAGACAAACGCTGTATCAAACAAGTTCAAATGTTCCTATCTTTCGGAGTCGGAGTTTGTAACTCCAGTTCTTTCTTTTCGTTGTGTCAAAAAAATTCAGTGCTTTGTAGCTCATTATTTCACGGCTTATAGGTGTTTCTATTACCTCCATTAAACTAACCGCCTATATGCCCGAGGGCAAAAAAGCAGTTCGAGGTTATGGAAATAGTGGAAGTTATTGAGGGTCGTATATCAGACAATAGTCGTGAAACCGTCAGTCATACCACAGCCGGAATTCCAAATGGGATTCAGAAGGCGATAAGACAGAATAATCCCCAAGCGAACCGGAGGATTTCGTTCAATAACAAATTGTCTTCACAAAAGAGGGTAAGATGTACGTTACAGACTAAATCATAAGTGGCTCTCAGATCTATTCCGCAACCTGCACACGCTCGGTACCAACTTACCTCATACTCAGGATTTGTCAAGTCGAAAATGGAAATAATTTCCAGAAAGTATTTGTAGGTCAGAATCCCTTGCGGTCCAGACAATTATCCAGTGGGCGGCAGACGCCCTCGTCTGCCGCTTTCGGCAATAGTAGCATTGTAGGTCAGAACCCCTTGTGGTCCTGACAATTATTGAAGGCGGAACCGCGAAGAAGGGTTCCACCCTAAAGCATGACAACCAATCAGAGCGATATATCACAAACTCTGTAGAAATCGAAGAAAGGCTTGACAGGACGCCGGCTCGGGTCATCTTGGTGTGGGATGCAACTTCATTCGCTAAAAATTCGGAATTATCGGGTACTTCGGAAGGTCGATCTTGAGTTTGGTGATGCTGTTATTGGTATCATCGGCAACAATGGGGTCGGTAAATCTTCAATTGTGGAGGCCATTTCATGGGCGCTTTATGGCCACCAGGCAGCCCGATCAGCCCGCGATGAGATCAAATCCAGCTATGCTGCAGCCAGCGATAATTGCGAGGTGACGCTGGATTTCTCCATCAAGGGAGAGTCCTATAGGGTAACTCGAAGCCTGATAGGAAAGCGAGAGAGGCCGGAAGTGCAGTTATTTCGGGGGGAGGCTTCGGAATCGGTGGGGGTAACTGAGACTCGACGATATGTCGGGGAACTTCTGGGGTTGGATTGGAGAGGTTTTTTGACCTCTTTTCTGGCCCGACAGCAGGAACTTAACGCCCTTTCTGACCTGCCACCGGCTCGGCGGAGAGACCATCTGGCTGGAATGCTCGGTATCGAAAGGCTGGATCGGGTAGTTGCGCGGGTCAAAGAGGAAGCACGCCTGGATCGGGAAAAGGCAGAGTTGCTGGCCCCGCGACTGCTGGATTGTGACCGGATCTCGGCCCGGATAGCTGAACTCAGCTTGGAAAGATCCAATCTGACTCGGACCGTTGCAGAATTAGATGCTGAGCGCAGTCAATCCGAAAAGGCGTTACGACAAACCACTATACAATACACCAAACTACAAGAGACGCGGTCTGTGTGGAGTCAGTTGACAGCTCAGATGGCGGCGATGGAGACATCTCACCGTCAGTTGCGGCAGCGGTTGGTACAATTGCGTGCTGAAGCAGATCGTCTGTCCGGACAAGCCGGCGAAGCTGATAGTCTTAAGGGGAGGATTACGGAACTTCCGGTATTGAAACGGTGTCTTGATGATCTTAGGGCCACCCGAGGGCAGCTTGATCTTCACCAGCAGTTGACCACTCAATTGAGTGAGCTGGTTACTGAACGCAAGGATTTACGGCAGAGCCTGACTATGATCAGGATCGAATCCGGGTCGTTGAAGAAAGAGTTGGACGGAGTTCCTTCTGATATTGAGGGACAATCCGACCGGGTAGGTCAGAAACTTGAGGAGGCTCGTGAAGAATACTCCCGGTGTCGGGGTCAGGGAGTAGCCGTGACAGAGCAGATATCTAAGTTAAGGATGCAAATGGAGCAGATTGCCAATTTGGGGCCGGACTCTACCTGTGATCGCTGTTTGCGTCCGCTTGGAGACGATCTGCCGAGCATCCGAAAGCACCTCAATGAGGAGATGGGACGACTCGCTCAACAGGATAATGAAGCCTCCCAACAGTTGAACACACTCAAGGCTGAGGGAGCTCTTTTGAAGGAAGAGTCGACCCGTCTTCAGGCCAGCGAGACTCGACAGCGGGAACTGCAGATCAAACAAGAATCACTCGCTAAGAACGATAGTGAGCTTGTTCGGCGGGAAGAAGAAATCTCGCAGAGATTAGCTGATGTTACCAGTCGTTTGGATAAGGTCGGGCCGGTTGAATATGACCCTGAGCAGTTCTCCCGGGTGGAAAAGCAGGTTTCTTCTCTGGAGGATGATGAGAAGAGTCTCAACCAGTTGTTGGGTGCCCTGGCCAGGAAGCCTGCTGTCGAGAAAGAGATTGGTGATATTAAGGCTAGCATAGTGAGGTTGGATCATGAACTCGCTGATTCTAAGGAGGAACGAGAAAGTCTCGATTTCTCTGATAAGCGTTTCGAGGAATCCAGGTCAAAGTTCGAGGAGGCTCAGGCGAAACTGGAGAAAGTGCGGGGAGAGTTTGTGGCGGGAAGCACTAAACTTGAGGTCATGGCCAAGGAACTTGAATCCCAGGGGGAGCGGCTGGACGATCTCAACAAGATACGCGAGCAGGTCGATCAGTTACGTGATGACCAGTATTATGAGCAGAAGCTCGGTAGTTTGTTTGGGGAGTTTCGGGAGTATCTGGTATCGCGAATTCGTCCGACGCTGGCGGATTTTTCCAGTCGGCTCATTTCTGAAATGACAGATGGCCGCTATTCGATGGTCGAACTCGATGATAAGTATAACCTGCGTTTGCTTGATGCCAGTCAGTTCTATGGGATTGACCGCTTCTCCGGCGGAGAGAAGGATTTGGCCAATCTGTGTCTTCGCCTCGCAATCTCGCTGGCTCTGACCGAGTCGGCTGGTCTGGATCGGTCGTTTATCATTTTGGATGAGGTTTTCGGATCCCAGGATTCTAACCGCAAGGAGCTTATACTAAGTGCTTTGTGCAACCTGAAGCAACGCTTCCCGCA includes these proteins:
- a CDS encoding PQQ-binding-like beta-propeller repeat protein gives rise to the protein MLRRLIIAVFVLGLVIGLSSTAISDVSKGELNPVIKIDASNPRFNAIVDGRPEQPAFKKPESALRKVEPGLSMPGTPYLSFCDVQDYTSGAPYYYWPIPDAYGDDLFNMRFTTEDGYDCTLYFAHLLMYGSVMTGTPDLRVYLWDDNGFGFPGNKLDSVDILYALLPTSGLGYASADFTAGGWMFGDGDEYHYGWTTLQSGPGDTLAIISDQAEGPYAGEERASEYIGGVWGTMLNDWGLDVSFFILSERCCNEIPYSVCTWHSYYAGAAYIWAAPHDVYGDEAYSMRFGVSTPETLVQVDLMVYDAGNGTFGNDDVIVTIWGDDAGLPDAANPPIYQVTVPAGTYPAFPTWTSVPFGGMINGDFHVAFSTSATVDLEYCLSDDGTAGVGRSASYWAGGPWVDMLNGWGLDCNFMFEPYTCRDEFETCSDHWCYTSVDYFWRLPDAYGDFGHAQRFSSVGSQCRVQEVAIALYDNGTPTAYTTSSEVYVWHDAGGLPGAVADQVTLNPGDYVLFPAMQIVATDAYISGDYWVGIVSNGTDSIDGIRTMSDAGGGIGACVDSWAEYWGAWSTMCTYWGVGCDWNMVIEATHCCVPYTGLDCSVIPAGAPVANYPTWNGDQARTGHSYVETGDSWCDMSLLWNFKHANGVSMTAPVIYDNRVVCSFTDEYIVFDITTGLPVYTFYPMEYGTPGNVRCAPTIAVVPGFNSDLPVMFLTGGSNGEIFCLDFATGTKLWARANTTVTPAEMFGSMRWGNFIVLGQNLYWGSEGTGADAAVVGIDIPTGGLPGAIIPGFPVYVTQSTWISGATDGTQLFYSTRATAAEGDIYAIDAATGVINWQLSVPPAGGLQAVNIYTHTNGYVGDEGFTGGIAYDAGLNMIYANSRAEADHPTDGLFYRIHASDGTIEGDPTVANRVFYSTPIVDQNRVIMPSLTRWMGPPAGGNLYAVNKFTGSVDWTEPGSASGGRYYSGAVMSCEPEPTPDLVYAFTEDGFFHCVNGNTGEELWQRRGHSVTPGQGVGVALGLDELGKPILVTADLIGNLFVLKDKDIARPRLEIQTYVPQIAVEFGGQASVLLSAPSIFTNTGCADLIFNSVIADTDPFGTVIFNFAASNTKVDFMDRAANIANDISRSAFLSKYLTIDEGSIETIRDFSNERMTNTSAAGMPDFINGINYPTNGTVLAAGDSADLVVDVIQANINRGPQSFYVQLCTNDPDYFLDDTLACPEMYVTLVGGCLIDTTTLHFGIGEANAQHVTNTGRLGTGDWGDGASGFNCFLIDGDGATYYQGSYGWWADDGDTLGHRMATNSQDWTQGGGEVDAFVSMQPDPNWCDGECKPALQTGVTLGHMTNDDGGTYDPILGNMVCKSWVDSVQNFDLGYGWDWGNFGAPFDAALSMGLYCNSRVVGAIDVPELANLTLEIMEITERNGLDLPNWYMGEYFDCDAGNDTIFIDRDISTSWFFNESTMDMAFGQVKIPFGCGYEPSINVWGTSGVNPGQGFWDWAQFWDAAWGYVTAGPGIFSDGDMGAGDEEAFVTLAQHDFVGDETYEIGVVHFQLFGLADASSSAELVPMANLVNQWAGFGRGDVNNDGMVNLADIIYLAITVADGTPGAIPFQHLSDVDGDPGGLINIDDVYFLIDFYFNGGDCPVGAFAF
- a CDS encoding SMC family ATPase; this encodes MQLHSLKIRNYRVLRKVDLEFGDAVIGIIGNNGVGKSSIVEAISWALYGHQAARSARDEIKSSYAAASDNCEVTLDFSIKGESYRVTRSLIGKRERPEVQLFRGEASESVGVTETRRYVGELLGLDWRGFLTSFLARQQELNALSDLPPARRRDHLAGMLGIERLDRVVARVKEEARLDREKAELLAPRLLDCDRISARIAELSLERSNLTRTVAELDAERSQSEKALRQTTIQYTKLQETRSVWSQLTAQMAAMETSHRQLRQRLVQLRAEADRLSGQAGEADSLKGRITELPVLKRCLDDLRATRGQLDLHQQLTTQLSELVTERKDLRQSLTMIRIESGSLKKELDGVPSDIEGQSDRVGQKLEEAREEYSRCRGQGVAVTEQISKLRMQMEQIANLGPDSTCDRCLRPLGDDLPSIRKHLNEEMGRLAQQDNEASQQLNTLKAEGALLKEESTRLQASETRQRELQIKQESLAKNDSELVRREEEISQRLADVTSRLDKVGPVEYDPEQFSRVEKQVSSLEDDEKSLNQLLGALARKPAVEKEIGDIKASIVRLDHELADSKEERESLDFSDKRFEESRSKFEEAQAKLEKVRGEFVAGSTKLEVMAKELESQGERLDDLNKIREQVDQLRDDQYYEQKLGSLFGEFREYLVSRIRPTLADFSSRLISEMTDGRYSMVELDDKYNLRLLDASQFYGIDRFSGGEKDLANLCLRLAISLALTESAGLDRSFIILDEVFGSQDSNRKELILSALCNLKQRFPQIILITHIEDIRDQVETLIEVVPDGDGWSRVEVHGHG